The stretch of DNA TTACTTACTCAACATCTCTTTAACCTAGTTAATACCAACACAATCTCATCTATTGCTTCCCGTAAATCTCCCGCAGACAAATCAGATTGGTTGACAATAATACTAAAAGCCAACGGCTCAAAATTCGCAACTTCTACATATCCAGACAAGGCAGAAACACCAGTTAAAGTTCCTGTTTTGGCGCGGACAATTCCTTGCGCTGATGTATTATTAAAACGATTCTTTAATGTACCGCTTGTACCTGCAACTGGCAAAGAATCACGATAAATAGATTTTACTGGCGAATTAGCCATCAATCTCAAAGTTTGCACCAAAGCCTCTGGACTAACTAAATTCTGACGAGATAAACCAGAACCATCAGCTAATACATAACCATCAGGATTAACACCTAATTGAGTTAATGCTGCTGCTAGCTCTGGCAAACCAAATCCAACTCGATCTTTTCGGGGTAAAGGTGCAATTTTACCCAGTAATCTTACTAACACCTCAGCATAAATATTAACGCTTTCCTGATTAGTCTCCCTCACTAAATCCGCCAATAGTGGAGATTCAACTGCTGCTAATTCTTGAGTTTGTGGCGAAAAATTAGATGCAACTAACGCCTGCTTAACAGTAATTCCCTCAGCATTAAGTACCTGGCGAAAGCGTTGAAGAAAATTATTAGCGGGATTGACAACCGACACATAAGCAAATTCAGACTCAGAACCGAATCTCAAATTTCCCCTAACTCGAATTATCGGTTGCCAGAAATCTCTCCCAACTTCCACAAACTCCGATTCATCCTTTCCCACAGTCACAGAATTATTCTCAATTCGCCACTGATTTGCCTGTGTTACATCGGCAAAGGTAACTCGCAGCGGTTGACCGATAGATTGTGGTGATAACACTAATTTTATCGCATTTTCATTGAAAATTAAACTATTAATTGGTGCTCCGTAGCCGGCTTGCACGTCTTCCCATTCCCAATTCCGATTTACTGAATCTCCGGGAAAATAACTATCATCAGCGATCAACTCGCTAACTTGATTAACTCCCCGCTGTTTTAACTGTTTCGCTAAATCTTTTAATTGAGTTTCCGTAATGCTCGGATCGCCTCTTCCTACAATGTATAAACGTCGATTTTGATCGCCATAAACAGAAGTTCTTATCCGAAATTGAGGGCCGAGTTTTTGCAAAGCCGCCGCCGTTGTCAACAATTTTACATTGGAAGCAGGTATGAAATATTGCTGAGCATCTCGACTGTAGAGAGTTGTCGCCGTAGATAAAGTTTGAATCACCATCCCCCAGCGAGAGCGACGAAATTGAGCGCGATTGGCGATCGCATCCACCGCTACACCTAACTGAGCAGGACAAATATTC from Kamptonema formosum PCC 6407 encodes:
- the dacB gene encoding D-alanyl-D-alanine carboxypeptidase/D-alanyl-D-alanine endopeptidase, translating into MKGIGISLLLVIIGWPLTAVAQRQAAENICPAQLGVAVDAIANRAQFRRSRWGMVIQTLSTATTLYSRDAQQYFIPASNVKLLTTAAALQKLGPQFRIRTSVYGDQNRRLYIVGRGDPSITETQLKDLAKQLKQRGVNQVSELIADDSYFPGDSVNRNWEWEDVQAGYGAPINSLIFNENAIKLVLSPQSIGQPLRVTFADVTQANQWRIENNSVTVGKDESEFVEVGRDFWQPIIRVRGNLRFGSESEFAYVSVVNPANNFLQRFRQVLNAEGITVKQALVASNFSPQTQELAAVESPLLADLVRETNQESVNIYAEVLVRLLGKIAPLPRKDRVGFGLPELAAALTQLGVNPDGYVLADGSGLSRQNLVSPEALVQTLRLMANSPVKSIYRDSLPVAGTSGTLKNRFNNTSAQGIVRAKTGTLTGVSALSGYVEVANFEPLAFSIIVNQSDLSAGDLREAIDEIVLVLTRLKRC